From Aliarcobacter butzleri, the proteins below share one genomic window:
- a CDS encoding aldose 1-epimerase family protein: protein MNYEIKNSFIKAQIKSFGAELNSLKKCDENFEYIWQANSKYWARHSPVLFPIVGRLKEDSYFYKNKKYSLSQHGIARDKEFEIVQNEADFIEFRLKSDEKSLEFYPFFFELNICYKLDKNSLIVSYKVKNKSDEKMYFSIGAHPAFNTQVGDFLEFENIKTTKRYFLDEKGLIYKNQDLNLENSKLYLDKDLFKEDALVFNDSNIKQITLKNIENKSRVKIKFDNFPYLGIWSKPNDAPFVCIEPWFGIADEENANQKIEDKKGILSLEKEEEFFCFYTIEV from the coding sequence TTGAACTATGAAATAAAAAATAGTTTTATAAAAGCACAAATAAAATCTTTTGGAGCAGAACTAAATAGTCTAAAAAAATGTGATGAAAACTTCGAGTATATTTGGCAAGCAAATAGTAAATATTGGGCTAGACACTCTCCTGTTCTTTTCCCAATAGTTGGAAGACTAAAAGAAGATAGTTATTTTTATAAAAATAAAAAATATTCTCTTTCTCAACATGGAATTGCCAGAGATAAAGAGTTTGAAATTGTGCAAAATGAAGCTGATTTTATAGAGTTTAGACTAAAAAGTGATGAAAAAAGTTTGGAGTTTTATCCTTTCTTTTTTGAGTTAAATATTTGTTATAAACTAGATAAAAATAGTTTGATAGTTTCATATAAAGTAAAAAACAAAAGTGATGAAAAGATGTACTTTTCAATAGGTGCTCATCCTGCTTTTAATACTCAAGTTGGTGATTTTTTGGAGTTTGAAAATATAAAAACTACAAAAAGATACTTTTTAGATGAGAAAGGTTTGATTTATAAAAATCAAGATTTGAACCTTGAAAATAGTAAGTTGTATTTAGATAAAGATTTATTTAAAGAAGATGCTTTAGTTTTTAATGACTCTAATATCAAACAAATTACTTTAAAAAACATAGAAAATAAAAGTAGGGTAAAAATAAAATTTGATAATTTCCCTTATTTAGGTATTTGGTCAAAACCAAATGATGCTCCTTTTGTTTGTATTGAACCTTGGTTTGGAATTGCTGATGAAGAAAATGCAAATCAAAAAATAGAGGATAAAAAAGGAATATTATCTTTAGAAAAAGAAGAAGAGTTTTTTTGCTTTTATACAATAGAAGTATAA
- a CDS encoding TonB-dependent siderophore receptor: MKRKSILVAPVLAILLNTSLNAEQFSISNLSLKQAIEEISKKSNMPYMVDGKLLDGKKAPNINNVEGVENALNEILKDTNLKATIEDGTILIREKAIGQGTVLEPISVNDSYLGSTTENSNSYTTGSMNTATKLDLSIRETPQSVSVVTRQQIEDMGLQDITDVVNSVTGLSSNNMDSERNSYSARGFGINNYQIDGVTTTYQSGFMTGETSQDLTIYDRVEIVRGSTGLLTGAGNPSAAINLVRKHANSKEFKGDISLQGGSWDKYKGTLDVQTPLDEKGNVRARIATSYEEKKSFIDYYENKKTVLYGVVDADITDNTRVSLGTSYQKNDPKGSMWGGLPSKFSDGTSTNWDRSKSTASDWTYWSSENKNYFTNVEHYFDNDIKLYGAYSYSDNYGDSKLSYVSGSLDKNTGSGLSAAAVQGYENFQKQHNVDIYTSIPLQVNKLDHEIVAGVMYSEQDLEAYNTPSIAGSFNSSIDNFYTYKGTSEPKWGKSFQVVDTNTKQTAGYLVGKISLTDSLKFIGGSRITNWERDAFNYGEKQNYEHNNILTPYAGLVYNIDDNYTIFTSYTDIFNPQSERDKNGKYLNPIEGKNYEAGIKAAFFEDKLNASFSVFRIEQDKLAQTDPSGAMIPGTTTQASIEAEGTTSKGFEIDINGEITDNWNLGVGYSQFEAKDADDNKINTSFPRKTFNVFSKYSWDKFSLGAGANWREKTYENGVEQESYVLVNAMAKYKIDKDLSVQLNVNNIFDEKYYTNIGFYNQVSYGDPRNFTLTMKYDF; this comes from the coding sequence ATGAAAAGGAAATCAATACTTGTTGCTCCAGTATTAGCAATACTTTTAAATACAAGTTTAAATGCAGAACAATTTTCAATTTCAAACTTATCTTTAAAACAAGCAATAGAAGAGATAAGTAAAAAATCAAATATGCCATATATGGTAGATGGTAAATTACTTGATGGAAAGAAAGCACCAAATATAAATAATGTAGAAGGTGTAGAAAATGCTCTAAATGAGATATTAAAAGATACAAATCTAAAAGCAACTATAGAAGATGGAACAATCTTAATAAGAGAAAAAGCAATAGGACAAGGTACGGTTTTAGAGCCAATTTCTGTTAATGATAGTTATTTAGGAAGTACAACAGAAAACTCAAATTCTTATACAACGGGAAGTATGAATACTGCAACAAAATTGGATTTATCTATTCGTGAAACGCCACAATCAGTGAGTGTTGTTACTCGACAACAAATAGAAGATATGGGTTTACAAGATATTACTGATGTAGTTAATAGTGTTACAGGACTTAGTTCTAATAATATGGATAGTGAAAGAAATAGCTATTCTGCTAGAGGATTTGGAATTAATAATTATCAAATTGATGGAGTAACAACAACTTATCAAAGTGGATTTATGACAGGTGAAACTTCACAAGATTTAACTATATATGACAGAGTTGAAATTGTTAGAGGATCAACAGGATTATTAACAGGAGCTGGAAATCCAAGTGCAGCTATAAATTTGGTAAGAAAACATGCAAATTCAAAAGAATTTAAAGGAGATATTTCTTTACAAGGTGGATCTTGGGATAAATATAAAGGTACTTTAGACGTTCAAACGCCACTTGATGAAAAAGGAAATGTTAGAGCTAGAATTGCAACAAGTTATGAAGAAAAAAAATCATTTATAGATTATTATGAAAATAAAAAAACAGTTCTATATGGAGTTGTTGATGCTGATATAACAGATAATACAAGAGTTTCTTTAGGAACTAGCTATCAAAAAAATGACCCAAAAGGAAGTATGTGGGGTGGATTACCTTCAAAGTTTAGTGATGGAACATCTACAAATTGGGATAGATCAAAATCAACTGCTTCAGATTGGACATATTGGTCTTCTGAAAATAAAAACTATTTTACAAATGTTGAACATTATTTTGATAATGATATAAAATTGTATGGAGCATATTCATATTCTGATAATTACGGAGATTCAAAACTTTCTTATGTTAGTGGAAGTTTGGATAAAAATACGGGAAGTGGATTAAGTGCGGCGGCTGTTCAAGGATATGAAAATTTCCAAAAGCAACATAATGTTGATATTTATACTTCTATTCCTCTTCAAGTGAATAAATTGGACCATGAAATAGTTGCTGGAGTTATGTATAGCGAGCAAGATTTGGAAGCTTATAATACTCCAAGTATTGCTGGGAGCTTTAATTCAAGTATAGATAACTTTTATACATATAAAGGAACAAGTGAACCAAAATGGGGAAAATCTTTTCAAGTGGTAGATACAAATACAAAACAAACAGCAGGTTATCTAGTTGGAAAAATTTCTTTAACTGATAGTTTAAAATTTATTGGTGGAAGTAGAATAACTAATTGGGAAAGAGATGCATTTAATTATGGTGAAAAACAAAACTATGAACATAATAATATCTTAACACCTTATGCAGGTTTAGTTTATAACATCGATGATAACTATACAATTTTTACAAGTTATACTGATATTTTTAACCCTCAAAGTGAGAGAGACAAAAATGGAAAATATCTTAATCCAATTGAGGGTAAAAATTATGAAGCAGGGATAAAAGCAGCATTTTTTGAAGATAAATTAAATGCAAGTTTTTCAGTTTTTAGAATAGAACAAGATAAATTAGCTCAAACTGATCCAAGTGGTGCGATGATTCCAGGAACTACAACTCAAGCAAGTATAGAAGCTGAAGGAACTACTAGTAAAGGATTTGAAATTGATATAAATGGAGAAATTACTGATAACTGGAATTTAGGCGTTGGATATTCTCAATTTGAAGCAAAAGATGCTGATGATAATAAAATAAACACTTCTTTTCCTAGAAAAACTTTTAATGTCTTTTCAAAATATAGTTGGGATAAATTTAGTTTAGGTGCTGGAGCAAATTGGAGAGAAAAAACTTATGAAAATGGAGTTGAGCAAGAATCATATGTTTTAGTAAATGCTATGGCTAAATATAAAATTGATAAAGATTTATCAGTTCAATTAAATGTTAATAATATATTTGATGAAAAATATTATACAAATATAGGTTTTTATAACCAAGTTTCTTATGGTGATCCAAGAAACTTTACACTTACTATGAAATATGATTTTTAA
- the lpdA gene encoding dihydrolipoyl dehydrogenase, with the protein MNEIKTQVLVIGAGPGGYSAAFRCADLGLETTIVERYSTLGGVCLNVGCIPSKALLHVAKVIEEAKHIEKAGIFYEEPKIDIKKVAEYKSGVVKKLTGGLDAMAKMRKVNHVQGYATFLDEHSVEVALTNSDEKTKITFEYCIIAAGSQSSKMSFIPHEDPRIWDSTDALEVKEVPKKLLILGGGIIGLEMGTVYSTLGSQVDVAIRGEQLMTGTDADIIKLYTKANSNRFNIMTKTQTQSIIPKNEGIYVEFKGENAPKEGILYDAVLVALGRSANGNKLGLENTNVEVNEQGLIKVDNQLRTKVNHIFAIGDIIGQPMLAHKAVHEGHVAAEVIAGHKVFFEPKQIPSIAYTFPEIAWAGMTETEAKKASINYEVSTFPWSASGRALASDVSSTGMTKLIFDKDTHQLIGGALVGENAGELLGEISLALEMDCDAEDIALTIHAHPTLHESIGMAAEIFDGTITDLPNAKAVKRK; encoded by the coding sequence ATGAACGAAATAAAAACTCAAGTTTTAGTAATCGGAGCAGGTCCTGGAGGTTATTCAGCTGCTTTTAGATGTGCGGATTTAGGACTAGAAACAACTATAGTTGAGAGATACTCAACTTTAGGTGGAGTTTGTTTAAATGTTGGTTGTATTCCATCAAAAGCTTTACTTCATGTTGCAAAAGTTATTGAAGAAGCAAAACATATAGAAAAAGCTGGTATCTTTTATGAAGAGCCAAAAATTGATATAAAAAAAGTTGCTGAATACAAAAGTGGAGTTGTAAAAAAACTTACTGGTGGATTAGATGCAATGGCTAAAATGAGAAAAGTAAACCATGTACAAGGTTATGCAACATTTTTAGATGAACATAGTGTTGAAGTTGCTCTTACAAACAGTGATGAAAAAACAAAAATCACTTTTGAGTATTGTATTATTGCAGCTGGTAGCCAAAGTTCTAAAATGTCATTTATTCCACATGAAGACCCAAGAATTTGGGATTCAACAGATGCACTTGAAGTAAAAGAAGTACCAAAAAAACTTCTTATTCTTGGTGGTGGAATTATCGGACTTGAAATGGGTACAGTTTACTCAACTTTAGGAAGTCAAGTTGATGTTGCGATTCGAGGAGAGCAACTTATGACTGGAACTGATGCCGATATAATCAAACTTTATACAAAAGCAAATAGTAACAGATTTAATATCATGACAAAAACTCAAACTCAAAGTATTATTCCTAAAAATGAAGGAATTTATGTAGAGTTTAAAGGTGAAAACGCACCAAAAGAAGGTATTTTATATGATGCTGTTTTAGTTGCTCTTGGAAGAAGTGCAAATGGAAATAAACTTGGACTTGAAAATACAAATGTAGAAGTAAATGAACAAGGATTAATCAAAGTTGATAATCAACTACGAACAAAAGTAAATCATATTTTTGCTATTGGAGATATCATCGGTCAACCAATGCTTGCACACAAAGCTGTACATGAAGGTCATGTAGCTGCTGAAGTTATTGCAGGTCATAAAGTATTCTTTGAACCAAAACAAATTCCATCTATTGCATATACATTCCCTGAAATTGCATGGGCTGGTATGACTGAAACTGAAGCTAAAAAAGCTAGTATCAACTATGAAGTTTCAACTTTCCCTTGGAGTGCAAGTGGTAGAGCATTAGCAAGTGATGTTTCTTCTACAGGTATGACAAAACTAATTTTTGATAAAGATACACATCAATTAATTGGTGGAGCACTTGTAGGGGAAAATGCTGGAGAACTTCTTGGAGAAATCTCTTTAGCCCTTGAAATGGATTGTGATGCAGAAGATATAGCTCTTACAATTCACGCTCACCCTACACTTCACGAGTCTATTGGTATGGCTGCTGAGATTTTCGATGGAACAATCACAGATTTACCAAACGCAAAAGCTGTAAAGAGAAAATAA
- a CDS encoding dihydrolipoyllysine-residue acetyltransferase — MAKVYDIFIPDLGADKDVDLIDIMVKVGDKVEVEDGLITLETEKASMDVPTTHAGIIKEILVKVGDKANSGDLIARVEAQDDSSADEPKVEVATPAKVEEPKEEVVAVQTPTQFVKEQTIKSVVEEVRVPDLGAEKDVDLIDVMIHVGDVIVKDYSIITLETEKASMDVPAPFGGEVIEIFVEKGQKINSGDLIAKVIKSVVIEDKVPTPTFAANTTPTKVEKVASSTPTIQEVAAISIEKEDSKVLSKKATKVYASPSVRKIAREFGVDLGFVKGSGEKGRILKDDIKAYVKEQLNKPATASNIGFGFNLPESKEIDFSVFGNVERVELSRVQKVSGPFLHKNYLSMPHVTQFDEADITELEEFRKAQNNIAKDFKLSPLVFIIKAVQKALQIHPKFNSSLSSDGQELIMKKYFNIGVAVDTPNGLLVPVIKDVDKKGFKDIAIELAELSKKARDGKLTSADMSGGCFTISSLGGIGGTYFTPIINAPEVAILGVSKSSIKPVFDGKEFKPKLILPLSLSYDHKVIDGADGARFTTTLSQLLSDIRLLSL; from the coding sequence ATGGCAAAAGTTTATGATATTTTTATTCCTGATTTAGGTGCTGATAAAGATGTTGACTTAATCGATATTATGGTTAAAGTTGGAGATAAAGTAGAAGTTGAAGATGGACTTATAACTTTAGAAACAGAAAAAGCTTCTATGGATGTTCCTACAACTCATGCTGGAATTATCAAAGAAATTTTAGTAAAAGTTGGTGACAAAGCAAATAGTGGTGATTTAATCGCTAGAGTTGAAGCACAAGATGACTCAAGTGCTGATGAACCAAAAGTTGAAGTTGCAACACCTGCAAAAGTTGAAGAACCAAAAGAAGAAGTTGTTGCTGTTCAAACTCCAACACAATTTGTAAAAGAACAAACTATAAAATCTGTTGTTGAAGAAGTAAGAGTACCTGATTTAGGAGCAGAAAAAGATGTTGATTTAATCGATGTTATGATTCATGTTGGTGATGTTATAGTAAAAGACTATAGTATTATCACACTTGAAACAGAAAAAGCTTCTATGGATGTTCCTGCACCATTTGGTGGAGAAGTTATTGAAATTTTTGTAGAAAAAGGACAAAAAATCAATAGTGGAGATTTAATAGCAAAAGTTATAAAAAGTGTTGTTATTGAAGATAAAGTTCCAACTCCTACATTTGCTGCAAATACAACTCCTACAAAAGTAGAAAAAGTAGCAAGTTCTACTCCTACAATCCAAGAAGTAGCAGCTATTAGCATTGAAAAAGAAGATAGTAAAGTTTTATCTAAAAAAGCTACTAAAGTTTATGCTTCACCAAGTGTAAGAAAAATAGCAAGAGAATTTGGTGTTGATTTAGGATTTGTAAAAGGAAGTGGTGAAAAAGGAAGAATCTTAAAAGATGATATTAAAGCTTATGTAAAAGAGCAGTTAAATAAACCTGCTACTGCTTCAAATATTGGTTTTGGATTTAACTTACCTGAATCAAAAGAGATAGACTTTTCTGTATTTGGTAACGTTGAAAGAGTTGAACTAAGTCGTGTTCAAAAAGTTTCTGGACCATTTTTACATAAAAACTATTTATCTATGCCTCACGTTACACAATTTGATGAAGCTGATATTACAGAACTTGAAGAGTTTAGAAAAGCACAAAATAATATCGCTAAAGATTTCAAACTATCTCCTTTAGTATTTATTATAAAAGCTGTTCAAAAAGCTTTACAAATTCATCCAAAATTCAACTCAAGTTTAAGTAGTGATGGACAAGAGTTAATTATGAAAAAATACTTTAATATTGGAGTTGCTGTTGATACACCAAATGGTTTATTAGTTCCAGTAATTAAAGATGTTGATAAAAAAGGTTTCAAAGATATTGCTATTGAATTAGCTGAACTTTCAAAAAAAGCAAGAGATGGAAAATTAACAAGTGCAGATATGAGTGGTGGATGCTTCACTATTTCAAGCCTTGGTGGAATTGGTGGAACATACTTCACGCCAATTATAAATGCTCCAGAAGTTGCAATTTTAGGTGTTTCAAAATCTTCTATTAAACCTGTATTTGATGGTAAAGAATTTAAGCCAAAATTAATTTTACCTCTAAGTTTATCTTATGATCACAAAGTAATTGATGGTGCAGATGGTGCTAGATTTACTACTACTTTATCACAACTTTTAAGTGATATTAGATTACTAAGCTTATAA
- the blaOXA gene encoding class D beta-lactamase yields the protein MNKKIKLIFILIFSINLFANDVELENLFKKYQVEGTLVLESLNTKKVDIYNEKRANTSFSPASTFKIPNTLIALNEGVVNKDSIIVWDKKVREFDAWNKDQTLQSAFKSSCVWCYKEFASKIGVEKYKKYLKELNYGNKTIGKDVTDFWLDESLRITAFEEIRFLKQLQANNLAFKEEDINLLKELMIDEKSENYVVRAKTGWEGKYGWYVGYVETKNDVWFFALNIDTKTKEDLAKRKALTLEALKTKGIID from the coding sequence ATGAATAAAAAAATAAAACTAATTTTTATTTTAATTTTTTCAATAAATTTATTCGCAAATGATGTGGAACTTGAAAATTTATTTAAAAAATACCAAGTTGAAGGAACTTTAGTACTAGAGTCTTTAAATACAAAAAAAGTAGATATTTATAATGAAAAGCGAGCAAATACATCGTTTTCTCCTGCTTCAACATTTAAAATACCAAATACTTTGATAGCTTTAAATGAAGGTGTTGTAAACAAAGATTCTATAATAGTTTGGGATAAAAAAGTAAGAGAGTTTGATGCTTGGAATAAAGACCAAACTTTACAATCAGCTTTTAAAAGTTCTTGTGTTTGGTGTTATAAAGAGTTCGCTTCAAAAATTGGAGTTGAAAAATATAAAAAGTATCTAAAAGAGCTTAATTATGGGAATAAAACAATAGGCAAAGATGTAACTGATTTTTGGTTGGATGAGAGTTTGAGAATTACAGCTTTTGAAGAGATAAGATTTTTAAAACAATTACAAGCAAACAATTTAGCTTTTAAAGAAGAAGATATAAATCTTCTAAAAGAGTTGATGATTGATGAAAAAAGCGAAAATTATGTAGTTAGAGCAAAAACAGGTTGGGAAGGAAAATATGGTTGGTATGTTGGTTATGTTGAAACAAAAAATGATGTTTGGTTTTTTGCTTTAAATATCGACACAAAAACAAAAGAAGATTTAGCAAAAAGAAAAGCTTTAACTTTAGAAGCTTTAAAAACAAAAGGTATTATAGATTGA
- a CDS encoding type 1 glutamine amidotransferase — protein MTIWQNVPFEDEAAIKEWANKNNIKYSVIKCYENEPLYADDLLIVLGGSMSAYDDIDFIKKEIEFLENHIKEGKKVFGICLGAQLIAKALKAEVYSSKTREIGWREIEVFPHILTSNLKPKQMVFHWHGDTFDLPKNTIRLASNDAFINQAFATKNGFVVGTQFHFETNGGSLKSILKEDSEYLNFDSPYIQNIEEIKEGKKYIKETNRALFDLLDVWKNL, from the coding sequence ATGACTATTTGGCAAAACGTACCTTTTGAAGATGAAGCAGCGATAAAAGAATGGGCAAATAAAAATAATATAAAATATAGTGTTATAAAATGTTATGAAAATGAGCCTTTATATGCTGATGATTTACTTATAGTTTTGGGTGGTTCTATGAGCGCTTATGATGATATTGATTTTATAAAAAAAGAAATAGAGTTTTTGGAAAATCATATTAAAGAAGGTAAAAAAGTTTTTGGTATTTGTTTAGGTGCACAACTTATTGCAAAAGCTTTGAAAGCAGAAGTTTATTCTTCAAAAACTAGAGAAATTGGCTGGAGAGAAATCGAGGTTTTCCCTCATATTTTGACATCAAATCTAAAACCAAAACAGATGGTATTTCACTGGCATGGTGATACTTTTGACTTACCAAAAAATACAATAAGACTTGCTTCAAATGATGCTTTTATAAATCAAGCCTTTGCTACAAAAAATGGTTTTGTAGTAGGAACACAATTTCACTTTGAGACAAATGGAGGCTCTTTAAAATCTATACTAAAAGAAGATTCTGAGTATCTTAACTTTGATTCACCATATATTCAAAATATTGAAGAGATAAAAGAAGGTAAAAAATATATAAAAGAGACAAATAGAGCTTTATTTGATTTGCTTGATGTTTGGAAAAATCTATAA